Part of the Triticum urartu cultivar G1812 chromosome 2, Tu2.1, whole genome shotgun sequence genome, gagcaccctagatggttgaggtcaccttggagccatattccattgtggtgaagctttgtggtttcgttgggagcctccaattaagttgtggagagagccccaaccttgtttgtaaaggttcggtcgccggcttcaagggcaccaatagtggaatcacggcatcttgcattgtgcgagggcgtgaggagaatacggtgtccctagtggcttcttggggatcattgtgcctccacaccgctccaacggagacgtacttcccttcaaaaggaaggaacttcggtaacacatcatcgtcttcaccggctccactcttggtctTCTCGTCCCTTTACTTTTGCAAGCTTACTTGTGTTACTttccttgcttgcttgtgtgcttgtatgtgttgcatcatataggttgctcacctagttgcacatctagacaacatactttgatgcaaagtttaatttgataaagaaaagctaaaaattgttagttgcctattcaccccctcccccctctagtcaactatatcgattcTTTTAGTATGAACTACAAATTTTTTTTAACTGCCATCCTCGGATAAAAAGGACATGAATAAAAAAGAGCCATGTGAAtacaagaaagaaagaaagaaaacataATAAAAAAGTGTCATCTCTTAGTAAACAAAAAATGGCATCTAAAAACCAAAAATGCCATCTCTTAATAATAAAAGTGCCATCTCTTAATAAACAAAAAATGCCatctaaaaaacaaaaaattgcATCTCTTAATAATTAGCAATGTCATCTCTTAATAAATAAAAATGCCATCTATTAATAATAAAAGTGCCATCTCTTAATAAACAAAAAATGCCATCTGAAAAACAAACAATTCCATCTCTTAATAATAAAAATGATATCTCTCAGTAATTAAAAATGTCATCTCTTAATAACTAAAAATGCCATCTATTGATAATAAAAATTTCATCTCTTAAATAAAAAATGTCATCTCTTACAAAAATGCCATATCCTAAATATAAAATATGCCATCTTTTAATAATAAAAATGACATCTGTTAATATTAAAATGCCATCTTTTAATTATTAAAATGCCATGCTCTTAGTAAAAAATGGCATTCAAAACATGGGAAATGACATGCTACATACAATAAAAAATGCACATTGCTTAGAAAAAATCACCTCTATTTTTTGTTCTTTCAAACAATGTAAAAATTCAAGAtttgttgattttttttcaaatgcaaaacaaaaacaaaaacaactCGAAATGGATAAAAGATGTTTGAGCGCCAAAGTATTCACAAAACTTACACTAGCCCAACCGGTCAGTGCCCTCTGCAGCTCTCCAGGATGGTGCGATCCCCAGCCTATGCTTTTTTGGGAGAAAATGAAAAGGGAGGTTCGCTAGGAGATCACCTACAGCGAGCACATCCAGAGAGTTGACATGGCGTTAGATTCATGCCAAGATCTACGtagctactccctccatttcgaattacttgtcacaggtatggatgtatctaaatTAGAAAAAACGTTCGCTGGAACCTGGCTCCTGGCTGACGTATGCCAACTAACATTTCTGATATTTTTTAATAAGAAGTAAGGCATACAAAATGCTACCTTTGTGCGGAAGCGGATTAGGAGCACTCGGTGCTCCACCCCCTATATTTAAAAATAATTTAATAATTCAAAAAAAGCCATAAAAACCTTGGATATGTTTTTGAACCAAATATGACTAGGTATTGTACTCATATAAAATGTTTGGCCAAGGAATAATTCTCGTTGACTTCGGGGCAAAAAAACAAATTTATGACGACAATATAGCATGAATAGTACTTGTATCTACCATTTTTTGGGAAATCTTTGACCTAGGATACAATAAAAGTCATTTCCTATTTAAATCTTTTTATACAAGTGCAATACCTGGTCATGTTTGATTTCATAAAAAGTTTCGGGATTTTTTGACTTTCTTTGAATTACTAAATTATTTTTAAATATAGGGGGCGTAGCACCCGAGACCTCCTATGCATTTTCGACCTCTCTGCGCactaatataagacgtttttgcaaggaaaatacaCAGAAGCTCCTGGGTGCTCTACACCGCTATAATTGTAAAAAATAcccaaaaaatataaaaaaactGACATTTGGGGATATCAAACATGGGTTCCCAATCTACTCCTGTGTGAAATTTCGTGAAAAAAAAATCCCAAAAACGTATCCGTGGCGAAGGAAATATTGTCCGATTAAAAATCTATCCAAACAGTTTTTTTTCTATACATAggaaaatttgtcttttttgccacgAATACGTTTCCTGgtatttttttcatgaaatttcaCACAGGAGTAGATCGGGAACCCACGTTTGATATTCCAAAATCtcagatttttttttcaaatttctcGGCATTTTTTGAATGAATTGTTCGTATAGGGATGCGGAGCACCTGAGTGCTCCAAATCCTCGTCCGTTTTTGCAGTTcatagtttacagagggagtgcATTTTTTGAGGAAGGAAAGCATACAAAATACTATGGCGCTCTGGACCAAATAGCTGGACAGTGCTGCTACAATCTTCAATTAAGTGAAGTACACCACACAACTTTGATCCTCTGATCCTAAAGTATACAACTACCTCCCTTCCAGACACCGACTTGAACTTCTCTAACTTCGTCTATGGATTATAAAATAACACTCGTAACTCGTAAGATTGTTCAATAAAAATTAAAAATTAAAAATGCTTCAAAGAATAGTACTAACATTTTTACGtactacttcctccgttcctaaatataaatcTTTCTAGATATTCCACTGtagactacatacggagcaaaatgagtgaatctacactctaaaatgcaCCTACATACATTCATATGTGgtccatagtgaaatctctacaaagacttatatttgggaacagagggagtaaatAACAATGAAAGTTGCATCTTAAAAAGTGCCCATGTCTAGAAGGTCATGTATTTAAAAACGGGAAATTTTGATTTTACTATGAACTAGTCTTGAATTATAATCCACACAAAAGGACCTTGCATCAATGTCTGAAATATGATCATACTAGAAGTGGTTAGTACACAACCATGGACACAGATAGACCATTAACATGGCAGAGCCAGTAAAATGGCAAAGTAGCCAGCACATATAGACCATTAACTTATTCCCAAAGCTCCTTCCTCAAAAACGAAAACAGCCTATTTTTTTCACAATGGAAGAATACCAAGATATTACATGGTACATGTTCATAAGGTTTCCAGTTTTTACTGGTGCAGTTCAAGCTGGAATTACAAATTATAAGTTCACTTGCTTCCACTGCTAGTTTACAGACCATGTGTACTAACAAATTCACAGTTTTCAGTGGAGATCCGGGAGAAGTGAGAAATAGAAAATCTGTCTATATGGAGCATGTGGCAAGCTTCCGTGACGAAAACAATCTAACTAGTGTAGCTTAGATCTTCTCTTCTCCCTCGCACAGAAGACAGGAATCGGGATATCTATTCTGTCAGCTTAGAAACAGGGGCGAAACAAGAATGCTGGGATTTTACAGCGAGAGTAGAAGTTTGATCCAAACATCATGCCTTTTTTCCGCTACTGAGTCCAAGGAAGGTTCCCAGAGTATGGCACCATGCCGCAATAGGAGAATAGGCCCTTCAATTCAGGGCAGCCATTGGGGTAGGGAATGGTACGGTGAAACGGGTCTCTCTTGAGCCTCTTTACACGAAGAGAACCAACACATCCATATGGATCTTCTTGGAACTGAGACCTGACAGAGGCTTCACCTTTCAGAGCTGCCTCCTTTGCTGTAGCTGTAGCTGGGGTACCTGAGAAGAAGAACCTTTCTTCTGGGAACCCAAGTGCAGATCTGTGCAATTGTGCAAACCTTTCCTCCTTAAAATCATAGCTTACAACCTAAGCAACAAAATGTTCAGAGTCGCAAATTAGCAAACTATCAGACATTCAAAACTTAATTGGAAGTACAGAAAAATGCATTACCAACAAGTAATATGTGAAATAAGGTTTCAGCAGAAAGCCTTgacaaaaggaaaaaaaaaactTACAGTTATATTCTGTGGGTATGTTCCAGTGAGTTCTCTGAAACGGCAAATGCTAAATAGGAGATTCTCAAAACTATCTCGTGCATGCTCCTCAGTGAGTGCCCGGTTCCTTACACTATCATCATTTCCTGTGCATGTATATGCAAATAGTGAAGTTTTTGCCAGATGGTTGCCAAAATAACTAAGGAACTCGAACTGGATACATAAACAACGGTGGTAATACTGTGCTGAGATGAGAAGGTAAACACGATAAACTTCAGGAAGCATCAACCTCTTCAGTCCTTACATTCTGACTATCCATGTTTCAGAGATGGATTTATGAGCTGAACTACATGTTTGACACAATTAGAGAACTCATCAGCCATTTTCCAATGGCCTCTGCAAAATGTGAGCAGCTTGCTGTCAATGATGTTTTCTACAGCCATTTTAATTATTTACTTCCACGATAGTAAATTTATGATCATGCATCAACATATCTATATACAGAACCTAAAACAAGCATGTTGTTTGCTTTGCATTTTCATCAGAGCAACTGAGTGCGTATGTAGTCAGAACTCAGAAAGTAATTGTACATCTAGGTCTTGTTGTTTCAAGTTCAGGATACATATGACGAACAATCGACAAAAAGACTAATCAGCACCACATTTCCGAACCCCGTTATGCCAATAATAATAATCTTACTAAAGCACGAAAGAAGGAATGTTGATGTAACCTGAAACTCACCAAACCAGCCTTCCGACTCTGCGATAGCCCAGTAGCTCTGCGCCTCGCTCCTCGGCCCTGCATCTTTCCTCGTCTCCCCACCGCTAAACAAGAGGAGCGCGCCCTCATCCCTCGCCGCGATCTCCACCCCCTCCTTGATGTGCGCCAAGAAGGTGGCCGCCTGGCCGGGGTGCTTCTGGTACGGCTCCAAGAACCACGAATCCTCGCGGTCGATCTTCCCGCAGCTGGCGCTGGTGTATATCGAATGGCCGGCCACCATGACGAGGTTGCGGAGGCCCGGAAGCGGGTGCGCCCCGACCTCATTGCCGCCGCTCCTCATCGTCCTGAACCGGGTCTCGTACACGGACAGGAGGATCAGAACGCTCAGCCCGAAGGACAGCAGGATGAGGGCGACCGCGACGGGGTGCGCCTCGTAGAAGAAGCGGATCTTCATCAGCGCCGAGCCGAGGGGGGCGGGGGCGTCGAGATGCGAGGCCTTGGGCTTGCGGCCCTTGCGGGGGATCCCGGACTCGAGATCGTAGTCGGCTCTAGGGTAGCGGAAGGACTTGGGGCTCCCGGGGCCGAATCCCTGGCTGCTCATCGAGCtctccggagctccgccgcctcggggCGGGCGGATCTAGGTGGtggtggagtggaggagaggattTAGAGCGGCATTGGATCGGTCGGATTGGAGCTCGGGGCAGGAGGTCGGAGATCAGAGCAGCGTGGGAGAAGATAGAAGGGACCGGAGGAGAAAGAGGCGAAGGTACCGTGCAGGATGGTGGAGGGGAAAAAGTCTAGCCGTGGAACATCCGATGATTCAGATAGTTGGCTACTTCGTGGCATATGGAGCCATGGTCGGTCCTCCAACCTTGCTCCTCCATCTGCACCACCGCCGTCATCTACCGTTATAGATATCGCCGTTGGATACCACATCCCAAAGAGCAATATGGATGATGTCTTAGCGGAGTCCGTGAGGTCACGTCCATGATCGTGAATTGCATGCAAAGAACGTCATCCGGTGGAAGCGACGGTGAAGAAAGTTGCGGCCGAGGAGGTGGTCAACATCGACGTGGATGTGTCTCCGCCCTGCTACCGACAAGgaagcgcccccccccccctctctctccttcgTCGGACGACGATCCTCGCCCGAATGAGGAGGGATTCCGAACGGCTGGACATAGCCAGAGGGTCTGGAGACGGTGCGTGTCTCGCCGCAGATCCAGTGGGCGCAGATAAGCACGGGCAGCTTCGACACCCGGTCTTGCCAGATCTACTTCGACAAAATGTCGCAGCAAGACAAAATTCCTCCATTTTGTATTTGCTTCTTTCGTTTTTCGCTATGCTATTAGACCAACTTGATACATGTGCCATTAGTTTATTTGGGGTCATGGTCATTTTCGGACAATTTCATGACAAACATGATCAATGAGGGTTAAGAGTCTATGAAATATGACTTGGGGGATCCCAATTGTCCTACGCATGATGTCGAGGGAACATTGGGTCTACCAAAAAAAGGCAAAGATATGAAGGCAAGATGTCCGACATTCTCAGCCTACGAGGATGCTTTGTTGGTTAAATCTTGGTTGTCCATAAGCATGGACCCTATATGTGGCACGGAGCAAAAGGGCAACAAGTATTAGAAAAAGATCCACAAGCACTACAATGAACACAAGAAATATGTGGAGCCGAAGCCAAGTTTATCGGCCACTATGCTTCGGTGGTTGGTCGGAATTAAAGTGGGGTTGGAGACAATAGTCACATAAGTTGAATTGCTTCGTTTTGTCATCAATTGCATCAGCAGTCTTGTTTGTTGTATTCTCATGGGTAATTCTTTATTGATAGATGGGTTGGCAGCCATTTTGTACCAACAAACCGAGAAGAAGCCATTCATTTTAAGACATTGTTGGATGAAATTGAATGGCAAACCAAAGTGGCAACATCTTGTGGATGACCTCAAGAGCGACAACAAGAGGTCGAAGAAAAATGATGGCTCAAGGTTCCAACAATCCACCAGATTGGATGACGCAGAAGAAGAAGTTGTCGGGAAGGATGGATGAGCCACCATGCCAACTAAAAGGAttgatatagttgactagaggggggcgtgaataggcaactaacaatttttagtttttctttaccaaattaaactttgcatcaaagtaggttgtctagatatgcaactaggtgaacaacctatatgatgcaacaacaacaagcacacaagaaagcaagggatacaacacaatataagcttgcgcaagtaaaggtaagagataaccaagagtggagccggtgtagacgaggatgtgttaccgaagttccttccctttgagaggaagtacatctccgttggagcggtgtggaggcacaatgctccccaagaatccactagggccatcgtattctcctcacgccctcacacaaatgtgagatgtcgtgattccactattggtgcccttggaggcggcgaccgaacctttacaaacaaggttggggcaatcttcacaacttaatcggaggttcccaacgacaccacgaagcttcaccacaatggaatatggcgccgcggtgacctcaaccgtctagggtgctcaaacacccaagagtaacaagatccgcaagggattagtgggggaaaatcaaatttctcttggtggaagtgtagaccggggccttctcaaccaatccctagaaaatcaacatgtttgattggctagggagagagatcgggcgaaaatagagctttgagcaacaatggagcttggggagGGAAGAGGTGGTCTTCTTGGGGAAAAAGACCCCCTTTATATAGTGGGGGacaagatccaaccgttacccacctaCTCAGCCCGCGAGATGCAGTACTACCGCACAcgcccgcggtactaccgcatggCGCTACGGTATTACCGCACATTGTCGCGATACTACCGCTCGTGCGGTAGAAGCCAGGTGAGGTCCCGTTGCACAAGGCAACGAGCGATAGAACCTCCGGAGCTGTACTACCGCACGcacttgcggtactaccgcagggcaGGGCTCAACTGGGCTAGGAAGAGGCACGTGCTAAATAAATTTCGCCTGTGACTACTTCCGCTGAGTTTGGGACATGCGAAAATCTGGCACGGTACTACCACTCGtagggagcggtactaccgcgtagggGCAGAAGTAAAAAATTACTTCCACGCCTACTTCCGCGCGCGCCAGCGTTCTGGCTAGAggcggcggtactaccgctcgcgaggagcggtactaccgcgtggcgcggtactaccgctagttagggcggtactaccgcgggccCCTATGGTACTACTGCTCCCTTGAGCAGTACTGTTGCACGCCACAGAACCTATAGCACTTGGAGGCCTTCATCTCACAGCGACAAGGATAAACGGGGGGTGCTCCAATGCATCAAAGGAAAGGTGGTGCAAAGGAACAGATGTGTACGTGCTGATTCCACCCTAACCTTTCcgaagcggaccccctcttaatagtacggctttcttACGACTCAaaatccaccgaaaagaaacgtagaaaaacCGCCATCTTCGATATGCTCCGAGGGGCACCGAATCGTCTTGTGCATATACATGAGatatctgaaatgctcaatgcacacgattagtccgcaaatgcactgtcatcaatcaccaaaaccacatagggagaaatatgcccttataatctccccttttttggtggattgatgacaatacgggatttgcacataACGATATAAAATGTACATAAGCATACCCAACATCTAAAAAATATAGAcaggctccccctagatgtgtgcactctatagatatgaaggaaatatgccctagaggcaataataaagttgttgtttatatttccttatatcatgataaatgtttattattcatgctagaattgtattaaccgaaaacttagtacatgtgtgaatacatagacaaacagagtgtcactagtatgcctctatttaactagctcgttgaatcaaagatggttaagtttcgtaaccatagacatgagttgtcatttgattaatgggatcacatcattagagaatgatgtgattgacttgacccatccgttagcttatcatgatgatcatttagtttattgctattgctttcttcatgacttatacatgttcctatgactgtgagattatgcaactcccgagtaccggaggaacactttgtgtgctaccaaacgtcacaacggagctgggtgattataaaggtactctacaggtgtctctgatggtacttgttgagttggcatagatcgagattaggatttgtcactccgattgtcggagaggtatctctgagccctctcggtaatgcacatcacaataagccttgcaagcaatgtagctcaTGAggtagttacgggatgtagcattatggaatgagtaaagagacttgccggtaacgagattgaactaggtattgagataccgacgatcgaatctcgggcaagtaacataccgatgacaaagggaacaacgtatgttgttatgcggtttgaccgataaagatcttcgtagaatatgtaggaaccaatatgagcatccaggttccgctattggttattgaccggagacaagTCTCactcatgtatacatagttctcgaactggtagggtccgcacgcttaaagttcggtgacgatcggtattatgagtttatgtgttttgatgtaccgaaggtagttcagagtcccggatgtgatcacttacatgacgaggagtctcgaagtggttgagacgtaaagattgatatattggatggctatattcggacatcagaagcattccggatgatttcggagagaaccggagtgccggaggggttaccggaaccccccggggaagtattgggccttagtgggcctgaggggagagagagggctgcagcccaggaggtggtgcgccccctcccatggggagtccgaattgtactaggggAAGGGGCAcgacccctctttccctctccctctccctctctttccttccctgTTCcatcttcctagttggactaggaaatgatgaatcctcttcctagtaggaagaggattcctcctctccttggggcacaccaaggctggccggccacccccctttctcctttatatacgtgggcgggggggggggggcacccaaagacacacaagttgattgttccaagccgtgtgcggttcccccctccaccataatccaccttgatcatatcgtagtggtgcttaggcgaagccctgcgtcggtagcaacatcatcaccgtcatcacgctgtcgtgctgatggaactctcctgtgaagctctgctagatcggagttcgtgggacgtcatcgagctaaacatgtgctgaactcggaggtgtcgtgcgttcggtacttggatcggtcggatcgtgaagacaaaggactacatcaactgcgttctcataacgcttgcgcttacggtctacgagggtacgtggatgatactctcccctctcgttgatatgcatcaccatgatctttcgtgtgcataggaaaattttgaaattactacgtttcccaacggtggcatccgagccaggtttatgcatagatgtcatatgcacgagtagaacacaaaggatttgtgggcgtgggtatatgtATAtggcttgccatcactagttgattcttgattcagcgacattgttggatgaagcagcccagactgacattacgcgtacgcttacgcgagactggttctaccgacgtgcttcgcacacaggtggctagtgggtgtctgtttctccagctttagttgaatcggattcaatgaacaaggttctttctgaagatcaaaaagaaatcactatacTGTGTTGTGGTtcttgatgcgtaggtaagaatggttcttgctcagcccgtagcagccacgtaaaacttgcaacaacaaagtagaggacgtctaacttgtttttgcagggcatgtggtgatgtgatatggtcaagacatgatgctaaattttattgtatgagatgatcatgttttgtaacacagttatcggcaactggcaggagccatatggttgtcgctttttatgaaatgcaatcgccatgtaattgctttactttatcactaagcggtagcgatagtcgtggaggcaatagttggcgtgacgacaacgatgctttgatggagatcaatgtgtcaagtcggtgacaatggtgatcatgatggtactttggagatggagatcacaggcacaagatgatgatggccatatcatatcacttatattgattgcatgtgatgtttatcttttatgcatattattctgctgatcgacggtagcattataagatgatctcttactaaatttcaaggtataagtgttctccctgagtatgcaccgttgcgaaagttcgtcgtgccgagacaccacgtgatgatcaggtgtgataagctctacgttcacatacaatgggtgcaagccagttttgcacacgtagaatacttgggttaaacttgacgagcctagcatatgcagatatggcctcggaacactggataCCGAAAGGTtcagcgtgaatcatatagtagatatgatcaacatagtgatgttcacaattgaaaactactccatctcacgtgatgatcgaacatggtttagttgatttggatcacgtgatcatttagatgactagagggatgtctatctaagtgggagttcttaagtaatatgattaattgaactttaatttatcatgaacttagtcctgacagaatttgcataactatgttgtagatcaatagctcgcaatgtagctccccgtttattttgatatgttcctagagaaaaactaagttgaaagatgttagtagcaatgatgcggattggatccatggtctaaggattatcctcattgctgcacagaagaattatgtccttgatgcaccactaggtgaccgaccgattgcaggagcagatgcagacgttatgaatgtttggcgagctcgatatgatgactacttgatagtttagtgcaccatgctttacgacttagaatcggggcttcaaagacgttttgaacgccacggagcatatgaaatgttccaggagttgaaattagtatttcagactcatgcccatgtcgaaaggtatgagacctttgacaagcactttgcctacaagatggagaagaatagctcagctagtgagcatgtgctcagaatgtctgagtactacaatcacttgaatcaagtgggattgatacgtatccaacgtatctataatttttgattgctccatgctatattgtctactgttttggacattattgggctttattatccacttttatattatttttgggactaacctattaaccggaggcccaacccagaattgctgtttttttgcctattttagggttccgaagaaaaggaatatcaaacggagtccaaacggaatgaaaccttcgggaacgtgattttctcaccgaacatgatccaggagacttggaccctacgtcaagaaacaaaggaggaggccacgaggtagggggggcacgcccaccccctaggcgcgccctccaccctcgtgggccccctgttgctccactgacgtactccttcctcctatatatacctacataccccaaacgatcagatacggagccaaaaccctaattccaccgccgcaactttctgtatccacaagatcccatcttggggcctgatccggagctccgccggagggggtatccatcacggagggattctacatcatcaccatagcccctccgatgaagtgtgagcagtttacctcagacctacgggtccatagttattagctagatggcttcttctctctttttggatctcaatgcaatgttctccccctctcttgtggagatctattcgatgtaatcttctttttgcggtgtgtttgttgagaccgatgaattgtgggtttatgatcaagtctatctatgaacaatatttgaatcttctatgaattcttttatgtatgattggttatctttgcaagtctcttcgaattatcagtttggtttggcctactagattgatctttcttgcaatgggagaagtgcttagctttgggttcaatcttgcggtgtcctttcccagtgacagtaggggcagcaagacacgtattgtattgttgtcatcgaggataacaagatggggttttcatcatattgcatgagtttatccctctacatcatgtcatcttgcttaaggcattactctgttttcattaacttaatactctagatgcatgctggatagcgttcaatgagtggagtaatagtagtagatgcagacaggagtcggtctacttgtctcggacgtgatgcctatatacatgatcatacctagatattctcataactatgctcaattctgtcaattgctcaatagcaattctttcacccaccgtaaaatacctatgctcttgagagaagccactagtgaaacctatggcccccgggtctatcttcatcatattaatcttccaatacttagttatttcctttgattttactttgcttttattttactttgcatctttatcataaaaataccaaaaatattatcttatcatatctattagatctcactctcgtaagtggccgtgtagggattgacaaccccttatcgcgttggttgcgaggatttatttgttttgtgcaggtgcgagggactcgcgcgtagcctcctactggattgataccttggttctcaaaaactgacagaaatacttacgctactttactgcatcatcccttcctcttcagggaaaaccaacgcaatgctcaagaggtagcagggagctaatcttccaaataagatagtgattgatagagttctctagtcactatgaCCAAGTTACTgaaacttcatgatgaactataatatgcaagggataatggaaacgattcccaagctctttgtgatgctgaaatcgacgaaggtagaaatcaagaaaagcatcaagtgttgatggttgacaagaccactagttt contains:
- the LOC125538350 gene encoding uncharacterized protein C57A10.07, which codes for MSSQGFGPGSPKSFRYPRADYDLESGIPRKGRKPKASHLDAPAPLGSALMKIRFFYEAHPVAVALILLSFGLSVLILLSVYETRFRTMRSGGNEVGAHPLPGLRNLVMVAGHSIYTSASCGKIDREDSWFLEPYQKHPGQAATFLAHIKEGVEIAARDEGALLLFSGGETRKDAGPRSEAQSYWAIAESEGWFGNDDSVRNRALTEEHARDSFENLLFSICRFRELTGTYPQNITVVSYDFKEERFAQLHRSALGFPEERFFFSGTPATATAKEAALKGEASVRSQFQEDPYGCVGSLRVKRLKRDPFHRTIPYPNGCPELKGLFSYCGMVPYSGNLPWTQ